The window gaggaggaaggaggaggaaagaagggcgggaaggagggaaggagagagggaaggaaggagggagggagggagggaaggaaggagggagggagggagggaaggagagaggagggatggaggaagggaaggaagaagggaggagggagggaggaaaggaagagggaagagggtgggagggagggaaggagggtgggagggagggagggagggaggaaggagggaggaaggaagaaggaggaaggagggagggaggcagggagcaaggcagggagggagggggctttctgggctGAAAGAACTGCATGCATGCTGACTGAGAAAAACCCGCAGGCCCATGGGGAGAAAGCAGTGGTAGTGAGGTCACAGGGGAGGGGTGGGTGGCTCCCTCTGAGTATATTGTTTTAAGTGAAGCCTCCTCAACAAATCTGAAACATAACACGTGTTGATATAAATGAAGTGACCAGATGTCAGTGACCACAGTCTGGGCACCACAGCATGGAGATGTCGGGACTGACAGATGCACCAGATGGGAGGTTGTCAGCGGGTGGTGTTCCCTAGTCAGACAGCACACATTTATTGGGTGCCTACCTTGTGCAAGTGAGGTACAGTGGGGACTGAGGCAGGCAGAAAGAAGAGAACCCACTGGGGAAGCGGGGTCCGAGGCCACAGGGTGGGGTCCCTACACTGACAGATGTAATCGGTCTGACGCTGGCCTACCCACAGTGTAGCCTGAGACCTCTCTGAAGCAACACAAGCCCCTGGGCCCATACCCTACACAGCCCAGAAGGAAGAACCAGCGTCCTGGTCGCCATACCTGCCTCCTTTTCTCCGTCCAGTGGGCAGCTGGCTGCTGAGTGGGTGGGACGGAGGGCCCCGGGTGGCAAGTGCAAAAGGAGCCCACGCCCCGCTAACATAGCACGAGGCTCTGAGGGGCCGGGAGACTGCCAGGAAAACTCAGCCTGGCCTGCAGCGGTACAGggacagagcgtcaacctggaacactgaggtcagaggctccaaaccctgggcctgccggtcaaggcacatatgggaagcaactgctAATAgtggatgcttcccacttctccacctttctctctcccccactctctccacaaatcaataaataaaacctaaaataaaaggaaaaggaaaggtcAAGACAGACAGAACACAACTCATCTGATAAGGTGCTGGTGTGCAGTCTGTGTGACAAGCTCACTCAGAAAGAGAGCAGCTCGACAAACACAGGACAAATAATTTGAGTAGACACCCCAACAAGAGAGACATAAGGATAGCGAGTTAAATACATGAAAACATCAGCAACACCAccagtcattaggaaaatgcacatTACAACCACAATGGCGTATCACGAACACACTCGAAGGGGAGAGGCAAACAAGTGAAACCGCCAGCCGAGTGCCCAGCAAGGACGCAGCGCCCCCGCGGGAGCTGTCCGCCACTGCTGGTGGAAACAACAGAACCGTCACTCTGGAAGGCAGTCTGACAGTGTCTGGGAAAGCCAAGCATATGTTTAGCCCAGCTCTTCAGTGAGTGAAGAGCTAACCTGTAGTATACCCACACCATACTTTTCAACAATTCAAAGGAACTAAGTGCTctgtggatgaatctcaaaagtcTGAAACTTGGTGGAAAAGGCCGGTCTCACAGGCAGCATACACTGTATAAGCTGCGGGCTTGTACAGCTTTCTTTTTAACAAGTCACTGGTTGACGATCATTTGTGTGGTTTCCAGTTCTTTGGTTATTACAAACGAAGCTGCTACAAACATTACAGTACAAGTCTGTGTGGATATACGTGAACAGACAGTGCAACTCTAGGAAGACACTGTACAGAATAGCAAGCAAGCCGCTCCAAAGTTTGACTGTGGCAGTGGTAGTTGTCAAAACtcttagagacagacagacagacagggagggacaggacgagagagagatgagacacatcaattcttcgttgcagctccttagttgttcagttgttcactgatttgctttctcgtatgtgccctgatgggggagctccagccgagccagtgaccccttgctcaagccagcgaacatgggatcattcacatgctcaagccggcgaacaCGGGATCAttcacatgctcaagccggcaaacaCGGGATCATTcacatgctcaagttggcgaacATGGGATCGTTcacatgctcaagttggcgaacATGGGATCGttcacatgctcaagccggcgaacaCGGGATCGttcacatgctcaagccggcgaacaCGGGATCGttcacatgctcaagccggcgaacaCGGGATCAttcacatgctcaagccggcgaacaCGGGATCattcacatgctcaagccagcgaacacgGGATCGttcacatgctcaagccggcgaacaCGGGATCGttcacatgctcaagccggcgaacaCGGGATCGttcacatgctcaagccggcgaacaTGGGATCAttcacatgctcaagccggcgaacaCGGGATCAttcacatgctcaagccggcaaacaCGGGATCAttcacatgctcaagccggcgacctcagtgtcccaggtcaactctctatccactgtgccaccactggtcaggctcaaaactcACTCTGAAAATGAGTGCATTATAGTGTAAATAATACCTCAATGAAgttgactaaaaaataaaagggaaaaagacaTAAAGAGATACACTACTCatagaggcggattaaggttggttgaggccccgggcgcagaagaaaatattgggccccttacattagagaAGTGTccagttggggttttgtggggcccttcagaagtctggGCCCAGGGCGCCCACCTGgtgcgcccgccgttaaatctgcctctgactaCTCACCCACCGagtggctaaaatgaaaaagacagactACACGAGGTGTCAGAGAGGAGTCGGGCGACAAGCACTCATCCACCCGTGGAGTGCAAACTGGTACTACTGCTTTGGAAAACTGGCAGTATCCCCCACACCTGAGCACGTGCCCGCTGGTGATGCAGCCCCTGCACGCCCGGCTGCGAACCTAGATTAGCAGCACTGTTTGCAACAGTCCGAAACTAGAACGCCAAGTGCCCGCCAGCAATAGAACAGCAGAGTCACGGCGGGAGATCGAGACGCTGGAACACCAGGGAGCATCGTGAGAGATAAAAGCACCACCCTGAGCAGCAAGGATGGGCTCACAGACGCAACGCTGGGCAGGAGCAACCGGACAGGAGCACACTGTGGAGCCCATGCTAGAAGGTTCTAAAACAGACAAAGTGACTCGGGCACAATACAGGTCAGGATGCACGGGGCCGTTTGGTGGGGAGAAGAACTGGGAGGGTGCTTGAAGGGTCCCCTGGGGTCCTGGTTCTATTTCCTAGTCTGAAAGGTGACACATAGGTTTGTTCAGGAAAAAAATCTGTTGAGTTATACATTTGGGATTTGTGCACTTTTCTGTATGTAAAGTATAATTCAATACacgtttacttttaaaaagaggtCTCAACTATTGAATAGTCATCAGCAAAAAGATGAAGTCATCAGCAAAAAGATGGTGACAGCAGAGTGACACCGTGAGAGGGGAGAGCTTCTAGACTCCAACAGGGAGAGATGTCCCTGGAGAGGTCCAGGAAAGGAGGGCCagcaaggggaagggagaggggccaGAAGTCAGGGCAGCCGCCGCAGGGGACGGCGGAGGCATTCCCAGGAGCGCAGTCAGGCTGAGACAGGGAAGGCAGACAGCCGCCTGTGCACTGCGCACGTGGCCAAGCAGAGGCTCTGGGCGTGGAGCAGGGCGCAGGCTGGCTGCGAGGggtgagggacaggaagggaggcgCAGAGAGCGGGGAGCAGTGCGGCTCTGCAGGGCCTACAGCCTGGGGGTGGTGGCAGGCAGGAGGGACGGGCATGTGTGCTTTCAGTGATGAAGCCCCTGGGGTGTCGTCTTCCCGCAGAGGCACCAAGGACAGGCCAGAGGGACGCAGTCATGCCGGCCCTGGGGGAGGAGCAGCCTCTCTGTGAGGGGGCGAGGGGCAGTGGAAGACCTGGCACTGAATGAACTGGACAGTAAACAAAGGCAGCAACAGGTGCAGAGGGCCTGAAGCCTTCCGTGCCTGCGCCTCCTGAGAGCAGCCACCTCACCTCACAGGGAGGGGCCCTGAGTACAGAGGGACTGGTGCGGGTCTGGGAAGCCCGCAGCGAACAGCCACCGTCTGATGTCTGTGAACTCCCCAGACCAGGCCCAACGAGTGAGCGCACCAGGCTGGCTCCAGGCCAGTTAGGTCAGCTTCCAGGGGccccaggccctcagcagaccccACCTGCTCGCCAGCCAGGCTGGGGCCCCTTGAGCcctgcctccccccacacccccctgtGCCGGTGCCGGCGACACCCTGCTACCTGCTTCGAGTAGATCTTGAGGAGCCTGTTGACCGGTGTGCCCTCATTGTTCCCGTCAAACTCCAGCCACAGGACAGACTCCTCCTCCTCAGGGGACGTGTGGTCCCAGGACAGCTCCTGGAAACGCAGGCCCAGCAGGACGTGCTGGCCAGCGGGAGGCAGAGCTTGGACTCCCCTGGGCAGAGGTCTGCTCCCCTGCCTCAGCCGGCTCAGGCACCACCAGGAGGGGATTCCTGGCTGTTTAACTCCAAGGCTACTTCTAAATTCACGTGTGAGCTTCTGAGGAAAGTCCCTGCTTTCATCAGACCGTGGAAGGGAGCGGGGGTCCAGGGAGGCTGAGACACCCTGACCCACGGCACTTCTCGCTGGGGTCAAGCCCCTGGCAGCCAGGGCAGTCACGTGGGGGAAGAGGCCAGTGGGGAGGGGAGCTCTTCCCCATGAGGTCAGCTGGTCAGCGCCTCAGCACAGAtgcccaggcagggctggggttcCTCTCTGGGACAACCCGAAGTCCCCCAGACCGTTCTGCTGGTTTAGGAGGGACTCCTGGGCAGGTGCAGAGAAGCCACCGTACAGGGCAgctgccaccaccacctccattaTAGGCGGCCAGCAGGTAGCCGGCACGCGACCGAGTGAGGAGCAGGACTCAGCCCAGAAGGCGCCTGGTCGTAGGCCTTTCTGGAAACCAGCAGTGGCTCTCTAGCTGTTGGCCAGGCAGACTGCCAGGCCCCACCAGATCCCCGGTCGCACACGTGTCCTTCCCAGCTGCAGCCTCCCCTGCCCGGCCACCCCCTCCTGCCCAGTGTACTGTGCAAAAAGGCTGATCCAAAGCAGACCCAGAAAAGCCCCCAGGGTGACAGTGAAAGCCTCAGGCATGTGCAAGGAGGGACAGGCCACCCACCCTGCCCAAAACCAACCACAGGCCCAGGGAACCCGGAAGGCCTGCATAGGACCCCACTCTACCTACTCACGGAGCCCCCTTCACAGGCTGCACCCTGGAGCTGACGTACCTTCTCCCTGCTGTCGATGACATGCACGCCCTCCAGACTGATGGCTACAGTCACTGGCTTTCGTCCGCCCCGGTGCAAAAAGCCCTGGGCTGGCTTGTCAACCTCGCCATGGAAGAAGGCACACCTGGTGAGGGGAGCCGGTGTCAGCCTGTCCTGTATAGCACCCAGACAGACGGCCCGGGGTGCCCAAGAAGCTTAGCAGTGCGGTGACTGAATGTTAAATGGAAACCTGCCCCAGGGGAGGGAGGAACTGGGGCAGGAGTGGGGGAAGTCAGGGAGGCTTCTAGGAGGTGGTGGCATCTGAGCTGGTTCTGCAGGACGGGAGGGTTTAACAGGCAGGAGGTAGAACTGGGTGGCACGGAGAAGGGGACACCACAGGAAGAGAAAGCATGAACCCAGGTGTAAACAGCAAGTGATGCTCAGGGAACCACCAGGAGCCTGAGGACTCAGTGACCGAGGCCGCTGGCGGAGACCAGGCCATGTCAGGGCTGGGAGATCCTGCTGCCCTCTTCAGCACCAGGGAGGGGTCAAGGCTGCACCTGCTTGGGCCCATGAGGGGGCTGAAGCTGCTCAGGGAGGCAGCTTCAGGGCTTGAAACTGAGAAGTGGCCTGGGGACACCAGCCCACTGAGCTgccaccctctccctcctgcctgcccgTGTCCTCTCCCATTCCCATGGTGGCCTTGGCCCCTCAGCCCCTTGCCCTCGGCTAAGCCCGAATCCTCCTCAGTCCCACTCTCGGCGACTGCCTGCACTGGCGCAGCGGGGCGGGACGAGATGAGCACTCACTACCTCCCATTACTGAAAGCGGCTCGGTAACTGCCCGGCAGCCCCACGTCTGCCCTGCTCCTGGAAGGCTTCTCCGGCTTGGCTGAGGCCCGGGAAACTGCTGCACCAGGAGCGAGGACACTCGCCCGCCTCATctcaagttttcagtttttttttaagtgagaggaggggagatagagtccCACACGTgcccccaactggatccacccagcgacccctgtctggggccgatgctcaaataaaccgagctatcctcagtgcccgaggccgacgcttggaccaactgagccactgactgtgtgaggggaagggaaagggggagagaagcaggtgatcacttcttatgtgtgccctgtctgggtatcaaacccaggacatctgtctgcatgcccagccaatgctctatccactgcgccaaccggccagggccctcaagtTTTCACTCTCTACTGGACCATCCCTGTCAGCGCACACGCTCCCGTCACTAAATGGAAACCCTTCCGCCTCCACCGCTCCAGCTGCTGCCCCACCTCTAGACTCGTTCAGCGGCACAGCTCTTTGGAGGAGCTGCTCACGCTCACTGTCTCCAGGCTTTCTCCCACTCTCCTCCGCCTGTGGCCTCCTCCATGATGATGAAGCCGAGGACCACCATCAGCTACACAGGACATGTCAAACTGGACCTTGAAGCGGCAGCACGGGATGCTTGGCCACTCCTTCCCTGACACCTCCCTGTGCCTGGCCTGGGGAGACCCTGCCGCCTCCTGGCTGGGGTCCTCCTCCCATCCACACTCACCTCCGTGGCCGTCAGTTTGGGTCCCCGGTGTCAAACACTGTCCACATGCTGACGACTCACCACTTACTACCCAAGTCCAGACCCAGAGGCCCAAATGCCTCCTCGGAACTGCCACCCAGGCATCCAGTGAGCATCTCAAAATCAACACCCCAAAGCCGAGCCCCAGCCTCCCGACCCGTTCCACGGCACAGTCCCATCTCAGCTGAGGACAATGTCATCCTCCAGTTGGGGGCCAGAAACCTGGagccctctctgtctcctctccatcACCTCTCTACTCGGCAAATTCTATCAAATCCACCCTCAGCATCTCCGGAATCAGACCACGTCTCACTCCTGCGGACCATCCGGCTGAGCCGTGTCACCCTGCGGAAACGTGTCACACAGCCCTCACCTGTtgcctgtcgcagtccctgcccACCTGTAGTCGGCTCTTTACCTCTAttgctcactctctctctccactaCGGCGGCAGCTTCACCAGGCAGGGGTCGTTGTCTCTTTGCTCAATGAGGTGTCACCAGGGCCTAGAGGGCCAGCATATCAGCTAGAGGGAGACTGTGTAAATGACAGCACTGGCTGGAGGGGAGGCCAGCAGGGTCCCTGACCAAGTGACTGTGGCAGGTGAAAGGAGAGGACCTGTCCAGAGTGCCCTGGTCTGTgatggaaggaagggaaggacagGGTCCGGCTCGGGACCACGGGGCGGGAGGTGCTGGCATCAGGGCACACCTTGAGGACGGGGCTCAGctgtggcagagacaggctcaCTGGCCGCACTAGCCAGGGTCAGGGCTGTTGTGGGACAGAGGAGACGCAGAGCTGAGGCCGCCTGGGGCGAGGCTCACCCGTAATAGGGAAGCTCGTGGCACTTGGTGAGGTAGGCGTGGTAGTGGGTCCTCAGGGAAGCGTTGCCCTCACTGTCGCTGCTGACCGCTTCCTTCACCCTGCGGTAGGCGTTGAGCAGGCCCTGCTCACTGGGCCCAGCCTTGGCCCCTCGGCCCCGGAGGGCAGCAAAGAGCCCATGGCCCCGCTTACACAGGTGGGCGGGGAGGAAGGAGTCCAGCTTCTCCCTGTGGAATAAGGAAGATGGATGAGGAGGGGCTCCGTGGCTGGGGGTGTCATGGTCCTCAGGTGCAGGAACGCTCATGGGGCAgggatgggggcgggggcagAGCCCTGGGCACGGACTGCCCAAGGAACCTACTGCTGCCATCCCAGCAGCATGCCTGATCGGTTGGCGACCTGAAGGAAAAGTCAGCGGACAGAGAGGAGCCAAACCCGGGCCCACTCCGGAACCAGACTGGCTGGAAGGCTTCAAAGTAACGTCTGGGTCACTGCTAAGTGAAGTTTGGATTTCTGAGCTAGTGGAACTTTTACAACCAAAATGATACCAGTGACCCAAAACTGTCAatgtggtggggttttttttgtatttttctgaagctggaaatggggaggcagtcagacagactcccacatgcgcctgaccgggatccacccggcatgcccaccagggggcgatgctctgcccatctggggcgttgctctgttgcaaccagagccattctagcgcctgaggcagaggccacagagccatcctcagcgcccaagccatctttgctccaatggagcctcggctgcgggaggggaagagagagacagagaggaaggagagggggaggggtggagaagcagatggacgcttctcctgtgtgccctggccgggaatcgaacccgggactcctgcacgccaggccgacgctctaccactgagccaaccggccagggctcagtgttTTGTTCTGCTAAATAACCTACAATTCATGGGCACAGGTTCACAAAAGAAGGGGCATTTTCAACCCCATGCACAGCGGAGGGAAGACCCTGGGCATGACCACGTCCTTTTCCATCCGAGGCAGCCTGTGACGACGTGGGCTGTGCACGAGTGCACGAGCCGTTCTGCATAAACCCAAGTTGGAGCCTTGGTCTGTGCGTGGAGAGCCCTCGCCAAGCCCCGTCTTCGCACATATAACTAAGGAACTGATGTCCACCTGCACAGATGAGTGTCAGCGTGTGCCTGACATGCAACTGGTGCCGGGCAAATTCCATCGCCGTTGAAGAGGAGAGGGTCCCTGCGGAGGCTTCCAGAGGACCAAACACTGCCGGCCACGGGGAAGGGCAGCTGGCCCAGCAGGAGGGCTGAGGAAGGTGTGCTGGCCTGGAGGGCCGCTCAGGGCGGCAGGAGGGTCTCCAAGGGGCTGCCCACCCTTCTCAGGCTGCTAGGGCACTTTCATCATGTGTCCCCCACAGTCCCTAACTGTAACTACAGACAGACACCTCAGCTGAAGGCGGAACTCCATCCTCACGCACATCTAGGGCTTGTTGGGCTGGGGACTCTGCTCACAGAAGTCACCTCACCCAAGTCTCCCCTACCCAGGCCCCTCAGGCCAGGGCAGATGAAGAaaaggaggctcagagaggcagggCGCCTCAACCAAGGTCACAGTGTCCAAGCCAGCCCCGAGGTTGAGGCTGAGGCCTCCTGATTCCAGCACCTTTCAAGACCTAAGGCCACTTGTACGTAGGATGCCAGGGCAACGCTCCCCACCCTGCACCCTGCTTCAGGCCCCGCCGGCCCTACCTTAGGGTGCAGGCCATGCGCTGGCTGGGCCGGAAGGGCCCGAGCTGCACGCGGCACACCAGGGCGCCCAGGGCCTCGCAGTCCTCCACGTCGCATGGGTAGCGTGCCGCCAGCACATTGCCCTTGGCCTCCTCATAGAGTAGCCGCAGGGTCTCCTCGTCGTGGACCTGTGTGGCAGGGGAGGGCTGCTCAGCTAGGTCAGGGCACGAGCATCCAGGGGTCTAGGGACAAGGGGACACTAAATGCAGGGCCTTCAGGTTGCTGCCTCACCTGGAGCTCCCGCCGCTTTGGGAAAAACACGTTCCTTCGGAACTGCAGGGCAGGCTCATCTAGGGGGAGAGGCTGGGGTCAACGCCTGGCCCCCGCTCGGCCTGGCTCCCGCTCGGCCTGGCCCCGCTCTGCCTGGCCCCCGCTCTGCCTGGCCCCCGCTCTGCCTGGCCCCGCTCTGCCTGGCCCCGCTCGGCCTGGCCCCCGCTCGGCCTGGCCCCCGCTCGGCCTGGCCCCCGCTCGGCCTGGCCCCCGCTCAGCCTGGCCCCGCTCGGCCTGGCCCCCGCTCGGCCTGGCCCCCGCTCGGCCTGGCCCCCGCTCGGCCTGGCCCCGCTCTGCCTGGCCCCCGCTCGGCCTGGCCCCCGCTCGGCCTGGCCCCCGCTCGGCCTGGCCCCCGCTCGGCCTGGCCCCCGCTCGGCCTGGCCCCGCTCTGCCTGGCCCCGCTCTGCCTGGCCCCCGCTCTGCCTGGCCCCCGCTCAGCCTGGCCCCGCTCTGCCTGGCCCCGCTCTGCCTGGCCCCTGCTCGGCCTGGCCCCGCTCGGCCTGGCCCCCGCTCTGCCTGGCCCCCGCTCGGCCTGGCCCCAGTCCCTCGGCTCAGACAACCACCGAAGCCTGAAGGCTTCCCAGAGAGCAGGGTGTGTGGCTCATCTTGACATGCTCGCTGACCTCTCGCCACCCTCTCCTGGGCTCCCCTCAGGGACCCCGGGTCCCCTGCCAGGAGAGGCTGATGGGGCCTGGGGAAGATGTCGGCCCTGCTCCTCAGCCTGGCGGGACCGGAAGTCAGGGCCCCAGACCCAGGTGGGCCCTGAGATGGGGGCTGCAGGAGCACACTGACCTGTGGCCACATCATCATCTGGGGCATCGGTGAAACGCAGCAGCAGCTCCGGCCACTGGCGGCCCAGCTTGTAGGGCTGGTGCTTGGGCTTCAGCTGCACCTCTGCAGGACAA is drawn from Saccopteryx leptura isolate mSacLep1 chromosome 1, mSacLep1_pri_phased_curated, whole genome shotgun sequence and contains these coding sequences:
- the FRMD8 gene encoding FERM domain-containing protein 8 isoform X2, whose product is MDGAEGNVGQPGPAERSQRSSVSSVGARAADVLVYLADDTVVPLAVENLPSVSAHELHRAVRDVLQLPDVAVDTFALWLVSPLLEVQLKPKHQPYKLGRQWPELLLRFTDAPDDDVATDEPALQFRRNVFFPKRRELQVHDEETLRLLYEEAKGNVLAARYPCDVEDCEALGALVCRVQLGPFRPSQRMACTLREKLDSFLPAHLCKRGHGLFAALRGRGAKAGPSEQGLLNAYRRVKEAVSSDSEGNASLRTHYHAYLTKCHELPYYGCAFFHGEVDKPAQGFLHRGGRKPVTVAISLEGVHVIDSREKHVLLGLRFQELSWDHTSPEEEESVLWLEFDGNNEGTPVNRLLKIYSKQAELMSSLIEYCIELSQASEPAAPQESGPGPSVAPGSSSPLTQRPQLRRQSSVVCNRIQHLSTIDYVEEGEQIKPVKPKRTTSFFSRQLSGSQGSYTVVQPAERPDPR
- the FRMD8 gene encoding FERM domain-containing protein 8 isoform X1, giving the protein MDGAEGNVGQPGPAERSQRSSVSSVGARAADVLVYLADDTVVPLAVENLPSVSAHELHRAVRDVLQLPDVAVDTFALWLVSPLLEVQLKPKHQPYKLGRQWPELLLRFTDAPDDDVATDEPALQFRRNVFFPKRRELQPSPATQVHDEETLRLLYEEAKGNVLAARYPCDVEDCEALGALVCRVQLGPFRPSQRMACTLREKLDSFLPAHLCKRGHGLFAALRGRGAKAGPSEQGLLNAYRRVKEAVSSDSEGNASLRTHYHAYLTKCHELPYYGCAFFHGEVDKPAQGFLHRGGRKPVTVAISLEGVHVIDSREKHVLLGLRFQELSWDHTSPEEEESVLWLEFDGNNEGTPVNRLLKIYSKQAELMSSLIEYCIELSQASEPAAPQESGPGPSVAPGSSSPLTQRPQLRRQSSVVCNRIQHLSTIDYVEEGEQIKPVKPKRTTSFFSRQLSGSQGSYTVVQPAERPDPR